A genomic window from Methanobrevibacter sp. TLL-48-HuF1 includes:
- a CDS encoding metallophosphoesterase, which translates to MDGNKPSALKVRQGLQEFMTQSREMSFGTEFNKEFFDVVNVDIELNNLDLAFNNYKIINLTDIHIGQWLNPEYLEGVVEYVNTLKPDMITLTGDYVSYILEGYEEDLKKSFKKLKAKDGKLAVLGNHDHWLGASEIRNILKKADVKDLSNDVYTLKKSEKNDNHEKLLNIAGVDSYTVGADNLDSVLKKLPNQGAAILLAHEPDFAKISSESGRFGLQISGHSHGGQFIIPRTNIAPFRGPKSTRYPVGKYKVKNMIQYTSRGLGTNTFWMRINCKPEITLFHLKSNEKQKIEII; encoded by the coding sequence ATGGATGGCAATAAACCTTCTGCTCTAAAAGTTCGTCAAGGATTACAGGAATTCATGACACAATCAAGAGAAATGAGCTTTGGAACAGAATTTAACAAAGAATTCTTTGATGTTGTTAATGTTGATATTGAATTAAACAACTTAGACCTTGCATTTAACAATTATAAAATTATTAATTTAACAGACATACATATTGGCCAATGGTTAAATCCCGAGTATTTAGAGGGAGTTGTTGAGTATGTAAATACCTTAAAACCAGATATGATAACATTGACCGGAGATTATGTTTCATATATTTTAGAAGGCTATGAAGAGGATTTGAAAAAATCTTTTAAAAAATTAAAAGCAAAAGACGGGAAATTAGCTGTTTTAGGCAATCATGACCATTGGCTTGGAGCCAGTGAAATAAGAAACATCTTAAAAAAAGCCGATGTTAAAGATTTAAGCAATGATGTATACACACTTAAAAAATCTGAAAAAAACGACAATCACGAAAAACTGCTCAATATTGCAGGAGTGGACAGTTATACTGTCGGTGCTGATAATCTGGATAGTGTTTTAAAGAAATTACCTAACCAAGGAGCAGCTATTTTACTTGCTCATGAACCAGACTTTGCTAAAATATCTTCTGAAAGCGGAAGATTCGGACTTCAAATATCCGGACACTCACATGGCGGACAGTTTATTATTCCTAGAACCAATATAGCTCCATTTAGAGGTCCTAAATCAACCAGATATCCTGTTGGAAAATATAAAGTTAAAAATATGATTCAATATACGAGCAGAGGTCTTGGAACAAATACATTTTGGATGAGAATAAACTGCAAACCTGAAATAACATTATTCCATTTAAAAAGTAATGAAAAACAAAAAATAGAAATTATCTAG